One Fibrobacter sp. UWB13 DNA window includes the following coding sequences:
- a CDS encoding DUF4421 family protein — translation MTVKIGDGTVAKNDSVWVQKFDEKFSLRFLCDYTLWSVWNTAYGNEALVSNSPVSLGLGFAYDDLFTLFGVSWDISWDFTMSLFLGSDEESSKIDAFETGLDLFPGKFWIEIWLSYYSGFSVKTEQEGKKVRRFSDLNFFEMYVSALWMLTSKDKFSPRSAYFLDRRQKHSAGSWVFGGRFQGNIVEDPDSLLTFYEGERVLSSIWGNVGYTYTWVLENGFFGNIWLDIGLVYGINNEDEYTVMPQPDFKTAWGYVGKKWSWNIVVEAEYNAFSYKSYWEQKLIVKGGILVVRRF, via the coding sequence ATGACTGTGAAAATTGGGGATGGGACTGTTGCGAAAAACGATTCTGTATGGGTGCAGAAGTTTGATGAAAAATTTTCGCTGCGCTTTTTGTGCGACTACACTCTTTGGAGCGTCTGGAATACGGCTTATGGCAATGAAGCTCTTGTGTCCAATTCACCGGTATCTTTGGGACTTGGATTTGCCTACGATGACCTTTTTACGTTGTTTGGAGTTTCGTGGGATATCTCGTGGGATTTCACGATGAGTCTCTTCTTGGGGTCCGATGAAGAAAGTTCGAAAATTGACGCCTTTGAAACGGGACTGGATTTATTCCCTGGAAAATTCTGGATTGAAATTTGGCTTTCTTATTATTCCGGTTTTTCGGTAAAGACGGAGCAAGAGGGGAAAAAGGTCCGTCGGTTTAGTGATCTTAATTTCTTCGAAATGTACGTTTCGGCACTTTGGATGTTGACTTCGAAGGACAAGTTCTCGCCTCGTAGCGCGTACTTTTTGGATCGGCGGCAAAAGCATTCGGCGGGTAGCTGGGTCTTTGGTGGGCGTTTTCAGGGCAATATAGTCGAAGATCCCGATAGCCTATTGACTTTTTATGAGGGTGAACGTGTTCTGTCGTCCATATGGGGGAATGTCGGATACACGTATACTTGGGTACTTGAAAACGGATTTTTTGGAAACATTTGGCTGGATATCGGGCTCGTCTATGGAATAAACAACGAAGACGAATATACCGTGATGCCGCAACCCGATTTCAAGACGGCTTGGGGGTATGTCGGGAAAAAATGGTCATGGAATATAGTGGTGGAGGCTGAGTACAACGCTTTCTCGTACAAATCGTATTGGGAACAGAAACTCAT